A window of Staphylococcus sp. 17KM0847 contains these coding sequences:
- a CDS encoding MurR/RpiR family transcriptional regulator, producing the protein MKVENRIQKARHQFTKNDRKIAAYLSNLHDASDVGAIHTIANDVGVSSSSVTRFVYKLGYDSFQSFRFAVQHELHSEHIDNSPSIQTMYEHYMSILNHTGEFIAENDLNFLVSKIQQSEKIIFIGIGSSGLTAQELYFRTARMGLNTIAITDAHLMAVVGHMCNTQTTVIALTNSGSTQEIIKSITHGRANGATVIAISNFRTDTLAEHCTRIIITADRRSTHDPYFINSQLANHFIIDLLSYHLLQDSQCLSHYTESYEQLLNYRENDTSF; encoded by the coding sequence ATGAAAGTTGAAAATCGTATTCAAAAAGCACGACATCAATTCACTAAAAATGACCGTAAAATTGCAGCCTACTTATCGAACTTGCATGACGCTTCAGATGTTGGAGCCATTCATACTATTGCAAACGACGTTGGTGTTTCATCTTCCAGTGTGACACGCTTCGTTTATAAACTAGGCTATGACAGCTTTCAATCGTTTCGCTTTGCAGTTCAGCACGAATTACATTCTGAACATATCGATAACAGCCCTTCTATTCAAACGATGTATGAACATTATATGTCTATCCTCAATCATACAGGAGAGTTTATTGCTGAAAATGATTTGAACTTTTTAGTTTCAAAGATTCAGCAAAGTGAAAAAATTATTTTTATTGGAATTGGTAGCTCAGGTCTCACTGCACAGGAACTCTATTTTAGAACTGCTCGTATGGGGCTCAATACAATTGCGATTACCGATGCACATCTTATGGCAGTTGTAGGACATATGTGCAATACCCAAACAACAGTTATTGCACTAACCAACAGCGGTTCAACACAAGAGATTATTAAGAGTATTACTCACGGACGAGCGAATGGAGCCACAGTCATTGCAATTTCAAATTTTCGAACAGATACATTAGCTGAACATTGTACACGTATTATTATTACTGCTGACAGACGAAGTACGCATGACCCTTATTTTATTAATTCACAATTGGCTAATCACTTTATTATTGATTTATTAAGTTACCATCTATTGCAAGACTCGCAATGCCTATCACACTATACTGAAAGTTATGAACAACTTCTCAACTATCGTGAAAATGACACGTCTTTCTGA
- a CDS encoding maltose/glucose-specific PTS transporter subunit IIC codes for MNRVFDKAQQFGKSFMLPIAILPAAGLLLGIGGALSNPNTIKAYPILDIALLQHIFVLMSAAGNIVFQNLPVLFAVGVAVGLAKSDKGTAGLAAILGFLIMNATMNGMLTITDTLAKSDQLAKAGQGMALGIQTVETGVFGGIIVGILTAYLHNKYNKVNLPQFLGFFGGSRFVPIVTSMASILLGVVMFFIWPAVQSVIFGAGGLVNRTGVIGTFIYGFILRMLGPFGLHHIFYLPFWQTALGGTMELNGKLIQGTQNIFFAQLGDPHIKHYFEGVSRFMSGRFITMMFGLLGAALAIYHTARPEKKKVVGGLMLSAALTSFLTGITEPLEFSFLFVAPLLYVVHALLDGLAFMMADIFNITVGQTFSGGFIDFILFGVLQGQAKTNYLWILPIGLIWFCLYYVIFRFLITKFNFKTPGREVEEEIQTVKQSERARMIIEGLGGADNIEVVDCCATRLRVTLIDGRKLDETKIKATESRGIITKGNGVQIVYGPHVTSIKNEVEEALQ; via the coding sequence ATGAACCGAGTCTTTGATAAAGCACAACAGTTTGGCAAATCATTTATGTTACCGATCGCAATTTTACCAGCAGCAGGACTTTTGCTTGGTATTGGAGGTGCATTGAGTAATCCGAATACAATTAAAGCCTATCCCATATTAGACATCGCATTGTTGCAGCATATTTTTGTATTAATGAGTGCAGCAGGTAATATCGTATTTCAAAACTTACCTGTCTTATTTGCGGTAGGTGTGGCAGTGGGTTTAGCTAAAAGTGATAAAGGAACAGCCGGATTAGCAGCAATTCTTGGATTTTTGATTATGAATGCAACAATGAATGGGATGTTGACAATCACAGATACATTGGCAAAGAGTGATCAATTAGCCAAAGCAGGACAAGGTATGGCACTAGGAATTCAGACAGTGGAAACGGGTGTATTTGGCGGTATTATTGTTGGAATATTGACTGCATATTTGCATAACAAGTACAACAAGGTGAATTTACCCCAGTTTTTAGGCTTTTTTGGGGGATCGCGTTTTGTACCTATTGTGACATCTATGGCATCTATTCTGTTAGGTGTTGTGATGTTCTTTATATGGCCGGCTGTCCAATCTGTTATTTTTGGAGCAGGTGGGCTTGTTAATAGAACGGGTGTTATTGGTACGTTCATTTATGGTTTTATTTTACGTATGTTAGGACCTTTTGGTTTACATCATATTTTTTATCTTCCATTTTGGCAAACTGCACTGGGTGGAACGATGGAGCTTAATGGCAAGTTAATACAAGGAACCCAAAATATTTTCTTTGCTCAACTTGGTGATCCGCATATCAAACATTATTTTGAGGGTGTTTCTCGTTTTATGTCTGGTCGCTTTATTACGATGATGTTTGGATTGCTCGGTGCAGCCTTAGCAATCTATCATACAGCACGACCAGAGAAGAAAAAAGTTGTAGGTGGTTTGATGTTATCTGCTGCTTTAACTTCATTTTTAACAGGGATTACAGAACCATTAGAATTTAGCTTTTTATTTGTTGCACCACTTTTGTATGTTGTTCATGCATTATTAGATGGATTGGCCTTTATGATGGCGGATATTTTTAACATTACAGTAGGCCAAACGTTTAGTGGAGGTTTTATTGATTTTATATTGTTTGGCGTACTACAAGGTCAAGCGAAAACGAATTATTTATGGATTCTCCCAATAGGACTTATTTGGTTCTGTTTATATTATGTTATTTTTAGATTTTTAATTACAAAATTTAACTTTAAGACACCTGGGCGTGAAGTGGAAGAAGAGATTCAAACTGTTAAACAAAGTGAACGCGCACGTATGATTATTGAAGGATTAGGCGGTGCGGATAATATCGAAGTCGTCGATTGTTGTGCAACGAGATTACGCGTTACGTTGATAGATGGTAGAAAATTAGATGAAACCAAAATTAAAGCGACAGAGTCCAGAGGGATTATTACGAAAGGCAACGGTGTTCAGATTGTCTATGGTCCACATGTGACGTCAATCAAAAATGAAGTAGAAGAAGCTTTACAATAA
- a CDS encoding N-acetylmannosamine-6-phosphate 2-epimerase — protein MKLPQGLIVSCQALEDEPLHSSYIMSKMALAAKEGGAVGIRANTKEDIIAIKKEVELPVIGIVKRDYPNSSVFITATQKEVDELLESGCEVIALDATLRARPVESLEALVQYVRQKAPDVELMADIATLEEAINAEHLGFDYIGTTLHGYTEETKGCLLYDDDFKFLVDVLENVNQRVIAEGNVITPEMLKKVFDKGVYASVVGGAITRPRDITKRFVKMIEES, from the coding sequence ATGAAGTTACCACAAGGATTAATTGTATCATGTCAGGCATTAGAAGATGAGCCATTACACTCATCATATATTATGAGCAAAATGGCATTAGCTGCTAAAGAAGGTGGTGCTGTTGGCATTAGAGCAAATACTAAAGAGGATATTATAGCAATCAAGAAAGAAGTAGAGTTACCAGTAATTGGTATTGTTAAACGTGATTATCCTAATTCATCAGTGTTTATTACTGCAACACAAAAAGAAGTCGATGAACTATTAGAAAGTGGTTGCGAAGTGATTGCGTTAGATGCTACATTGCGTGCACGTCCTGTAGAGTCACTTGAAGCACTTGTGCAATATGTACGCCAAAAGGCACCAGATGTAGAGTTAATGGCGGATATTGCAACATTAGAAGAGGCGATCAATGCAGAACACTTAGGTTTTGATTACATTGGTACAACGTTACATGGTTACACAGAGGAAACTAAAGGATGCTTACTCTATGACGATGATTTTAAGTTTTTAGTTGATGTTCTTGAAAATGTAAATCAAAGAGTGATTGCAGAAGGAAATGTTATAACGCCTGAAATGTTGAAGAAGGTATTTGATAAAGGGGTTTATGCCTCTGTAGTAGGTGGAGCGATAACACGCCCACGTGATATTACGAAGCGTTTTGTTAAAATGATTGAGGAGTCGTGA
- the nagB gene encoding glucosamine-6-phosphate deaminase, with product MKIINLGTSHQAAFYVATELYKQMLLNKESKLGLATGGTMIEMYKALVTLLQNNRLDVSQVETFNLDEYIGLDSDHPASYHYYMRHILFDRYPMFDTAKIHLPSGITEDADEEALRYEALLDKRGPVDIQILGIGQNGHIGFNEPGTPFDSLTHRVDLTESTIEANSRYFDNREDVPKQAISMGLQSIMKAKRIILLAFGAHKKQAIAQLASGRITPEVPATILHQHPNVEVYVDHAAMVDLNSQNVGLDESCRGDQV from the coding sequence ATGAAAATAATAAACTTAGGTACGTCTCACCAAGCAGCATTTTACGTTGCAACAGAGTTATATAAACAAATGTTGCTTAATAAAGAGAGTAAGTTAGGGCTGGCAACAGGTGGTACGATGATTGAAATGTATAAAGCACTCGTTACGCTTTTGCAAAACAATCGGTTAGACGTCTCTCAAGTTGAAACATTTAATTTAGATGAATATATCGGTTTAGATTCAGATCATCCAGCGAGCTATCATTATTATATGCGTCATATTTTATTTGATCGTTATCCAATGTTTGATACAGCTAAAATACATCTGCCGAGTGGTATCACCGAAGATGCAGATGAAGAAGCTTTGAGGTATGAAGCGTTACTTGATAAACGTGGACCTGTCGATATTCAGATATTAGGCATTGGCCAAAATGGACATATTGGCTTTAATGAGCCGGGAACACCGTTTGACAGCCTGACACATCGTGTAGATTTAACAGAGAGTACAATAGAAGCAAACAGTCGTTACTTCGATAATAGAGAGGATGTTCCCAAACAAGCTATTTCTATGGGGTTACAATCAATTATGAAAGCAAAGCGTATTATTTTATTGGCTTTTGGTGCGCATAAAAAACAAGCGATAGCACAACTGGCTTCTGGGAGGATTACGCCCGAAGTTCCTGCAACTATTTTACACCAACATCCGAATGTTGAAGTTTATGTTGATCATGCAGCAATGGTAGATTTGAATAGTCAAAATGTGGGTTTGGATGAGAGCTGTCGAGGGGACCAAGTATAG
- the hxlA gene encoding 3-hexulose-6-phosphate synthase, translating into MELQLAIDLLDKEAAANLAKQVTDYVDIVEIGTPIVINEGLPAVQHLKDSVKDEDVKVLADLKIMDAADYEVSQAVKYGADIITILGVAEDASIKNAVAEAHKHGKALLVDLIAVQNLEQRAKEIDEMGADYIAVHTGYDLQAEGQSPLESLRKVKSAITHAKVAVAGGIKPDTIEEVVAEAPDLIIVGGGIANADDPREAARQCRAIIEG; encoded by the coding sequence ATGGAATTACAATTAGCGATTGATTTGTTAGATAAGGAAGCAGCAGCAAATCTAGCAAAGCAGGTGACAGACTATGTAGATATTGTCGAAATTGGTACACCGATTGTGATTAATGAAGGGCTACCAGCAGTTCAACATTTGAAAGATAGTGTGAAAGATGAAGATGTTAAAGTTTTAGCAGATCTTAAAATTATGGACGCAGCAGACTACGAAGTGAGTCAAGCTGTGAAATATGGGGCAGATATTATAACCATCTTAGGTGTAGCAGAAGATGCATCCATCAAAAATGCAGTTGCAGAAGCCCATAAACACGGTAAAGCATTATTAGTAGACTTAATTGCAGTACAAAATTTAGAACAACGTGCAAAAGAAATAGATGAAATGGGTGCGGATTATATTGCAGTACACACAGGCTATGACTTACAAGCAGAAGGACAATCGCCGTTAGAGAGTCTACGCAAAGTAAAATCTGCAATTACCCATGCGAAAGTAGCAGTAGCAGGTGGTATTAAGCCTGATACTATTGAAGAGGTTGTAGCTGAAGCACCAGATTTAATCATTGTTGGTGGTGGCATTGCCAATGCAGATGATCCACGTGAAGCAGCAAGACAATGCCGAGCAATCATTGAAGGGTGA
- the hxlB gene encoding 6-phospho-3-hexuloisomerase produces MQQPKYQLILDELSQLLHQIDIQSVKQLTTYIMNANAVFVAGKGRSGLVAQSFAMRLNQLGRQAYVVGETTTPPIQKGDCLLFISGSGSTAHLQYLADKATSVGAMILLITTEQETPIGEYADSTVILPASTKHRVEGSIQPMGSLFEQSSQIILDSIVLNMQEQLNMDEQDMQRNHANLE; encoded by the coding sequence ATGCAACAACCAAAATATCAATTGATCTTAGATGAACTCTCTCAATTACTGCACCAAATAGACATACAATCAGTCAAACAGTTAACCACATATATTATGAATGCAAACGCAGTGTTTGTAGCGGGAAAAGGGCGTTCGGGGCTTGTGGCACAGAGCTTTGCGATGCGCCTCAATCAACTGGGAAGACAAGCGTATGTCGTAGGTGAAACAACAACACCACCGATTCAGAAGGGGGATTGTTTGTTGTTTATCTCTGGCTCAGGAAGTACAGCACATTTGCAATATCTTGCGGATAAGGCGACGTCAGTTGGTGCGATGATTTTGTTGATTACAACAGAACAGGAGACGCCTATTGGAGAATATGCCGATTCAACGGTGATATTACCAGCAAGTACAAAGCATCGTGTGGAAGGCTCAATACAACCAATGGGCAGTTTGTTTGAACAGAGCAGTCAAATTATATTGGATAGTATTGTTTTAAATATGCAGGAACAACTCAATATGGATGAGCAAGACATGCAACGAAATCATGCGAATTTAGAATAA
- a CDS encoding DUF1958 domain-containing protein codes for MVRRFFKCLLGLMLFNMLVTSNVEAMTTPYNMAKKHQSQAMQQYQPESALTVSQTGQILYDYRSEKSLYPASLSKLMTFYLVYDALEKGEIHLTDKVKITKNQQGVAQLPNVSTYPIQSGQVFTVEELLKQSIMVSSNAASMVLAEHVAGDTSTFTKQMNQKAKMLKMNHTYFTNPTGLDNAWLKQYAPKAFRNEGKTMTTAQDMGILATHLVNDHPQILNITSIRQDMQKAGILHTTNYSLPGETNGMKGVEGLKTGTGDQGYHFVLTAKQQQLRLQTAVLRVTPANNIHAKHARHIMANGITEEIFNQYTYKKVLSRGEQRINGKKYEVKKDLYDVVPKTMSASDYHFKVDEEKERVTLKYKRHFISGYHAPSVAVERKSLLNLVQSNMTVIAIGLISTATLLGGVAWLAYKKAS; via the coding sequence ATGGTAAGGAGGTTTTTTAAGTGTTTGCTTGGACTGATGCTTTTTAATATGTTAGTGACTTCGAATGTTGAAGCGATGACAACCCCTTATAATATGGCGAAAAAGCATCAATCACAGGCAATGCAACAGTATCAGCCTGAAAGTGCATTGACTGTGTCACAAACAGGTCAGATTTTATATGATTATCGTAGTGAAAAATCACTTTATCCAGCATCATTAAGTAAGTTAATGACATTTTATTTAGTTTATGATGCATTGGAAAAAGGTGAGATTCATCTCACTGATAAAGTGAAAATTACTAAAAATCAACAAGGTGTAGCACAATTGCCGAATGTTTCAACGTATCCCATTCAATCAGGGCAAGTATTTACAGTTGAAGAACTATTGAAACAATCTATTATGGTTTCAAGTAACGCAGCATCAATGGTATTAGCAGAACATGTGGCAGGCGATACGTCTACATTTACAAAGCAGATGAATCAAAAAGCTAAAATGTTAAAGATGAATCATACATATTTTACAAATCCAACAGGCTTGGATAATGCTTGGTTGAAACAATATGCACCTAAAGCATTTCGCAACGAGGGAAAGACAATGACAACGGCACAAGATATGGGAATATTAGCCACACATCTTGTGAATGATCATCCACAAATTCTTAATATAACCTCAATAAGACAAGATATGCAAAAAGCAGGCATCCTTCATACAACGAATTATTCGTTGCCGGGCGAAACAAATGGTATGAAAGGTGTAGAAGGACTTAAAACAGGAACAGGAGATCAGGGGTATCATTTTGTATTAACAGCGAAACAACAACAATTACGTCTGCAAACAGCAGTTCTGCGTGTTACACCAGCGAATAATATTCATGCAAAACATGCAAGACACATTATGGCAAATGGTATTACCGAGGAAATATTTAATCAATATACGTATAAAAAAGTATTGTCACGCGGAGAACAGCGTATTAATGGTAAAAAATATGAGGTAAAAAAAGACTTATATGATGTAGTACCTAAAACCATGTCTGCATCAGATTATCATTTTAAAGTTGACGAAGAGAAAGAACGTGTGACTTTAAAATATAAGCGACATTTTATTTCAGGTTATCATGCACCATCTGTTGCTGTTGAACGCAAAAGTTTATTAAATCTAGTACAGTCTAATATGACGGTGATCGCTATTGGGTTGATTAGTACAGCGACCTTACTAGGCGGCGTAGCATGGTTAGCTTATAAAAAAGCATCTTAA
- a CDS encoding MFS transporter, which yields MDNIKSNDNYYKKIIVALVLGWVAIWIYRTILTPIYPQIQDALGDISDSQMGLVASIYFFAYTGMQIPSGALVDKFGQKRVLIPAFLGFAAAAIIIGTSSTITQVYLGALVAGISTGSYYGAAYSLSAKHMPKEKKSFSNAIINSGSALGMVIGLVGSSVLVAGLNVQWNYMLYIVAVIILAVTFIFMTFIKSDKQQADHVKAEKAIVSNDSTTQDATLFAPKQLATYFVYFATCYGYYMIVTWLPSFLVSEKGFAQSSVGYVAAIVAITAIPGALFFSKYIDKHGEHRLKLILFLLLAAALTISLTVFSPNPAVLYIALILYGLLGKLAIDPVLITFVSSSVTQDRLAKALGTFNFFGMASSVVAPWLTGYISDITGSKVLAFYIAAILLVLAAIIFFLIVYRTEERHSKMA from the coding sequence ATGGACAATATTAAATCAAATGACAATTATTACAAAAAGATTATTGTCGCCCTTGTTTTAGGATGGGTTGCGATTTGGATATATCGAACAATATTAACACCCATTTACCCACAAATACAGGATGCTTTAGGCGATATTAGTGACTCTCAAATGGGGCTAGTCGCTTCAATATATTTCTTTGCTTATACAGGTATGCAAATCCCGTCTGGAGCACTTGTTGATAAGTTCGGACAAAAGCGTGTACTGATCCCTGCATTCTTAGGCTTTGCAGCAGCGGCTATTATTATAGGGACAAGCTCAACAATTACACAAGTTTATTTAGGTGCTTTAGTTGCCGGTATTTCAACTGGATCATATTATGGTGCGGCTTACTCTCTTTCTGCTAAACATATGCCAAAAGAAAAGAAATCATTCTCTAATGCCATCATCAACAGTGGTTCTGCCTTAGGTATGGTCATTGGACTCGTTGGCTCATCTGTATTAGTTGCCGGTTTAAACGTACAATGGAACTATATGTTATATATAGTTGCTGTTATTATTCTTGCTGTTACTTTTATTTTCATGACATTTATTAAGAGTGATAAACAGCAAGCAGATCATGTAAAAGCTGAAAAAGCAATAGTTTCCAATGATAGCACAACACAAGATGCGACACTTTTTGCACCCAAACAACTTGCAACATACTTCGTTTATTTTGCTACTTGTTATGGTTACTACATGATTGTGACATGGCTTCCATCATTTTTAGTGTCCGAAAAAGGCTTTGCACAATCTTCTGTTGGTTATGTTGCAGCTATCGTTGCCATTACCGCCATTCCGGGTGCATTGTTCTTCTCAAAATACATCGATAAACATGGTGAGCATCGATTGAAATTGATTTTATTCTTATTGCTTGCTGCAGCATTAACAATTAGTTTAACAGTATTTTCACCTAACCCAGCAGTTCTTTATATTGCTCTAATCCTTTACGGCTTACTAGGTAAACTCGCAATAGACCCTGTGCTCATCACTTTTGTATCGAGTTCTGTAACACAAGATCGATTAGCCAAAGCATTAGGCACATTTAACTTCTTTGGTATGGCATCTTCAGTAGTTGCACCATGGTTAACAGGTTATATTAGCGATATTACAGGCTCTAAAGTATTAGCATTCTATATTGCAGCTATATTACTTGTACTTGCAGCTATTATTTTCTTCCTTATCGTTTATAGAACAGAGGAAAGACATTCAAAAATGGCTTAA
- a CDS encoding PucR family transcriptional regulator has translation MTVLKDIMAIELFSGLKLINSKGDLQRVVEFVDISETPDIKDYISENTLLLTTAMSYKDNQHGLIQLIDELYSVNVAGLGIKLSRFLQKVDPEVIDYANKLQFPLIEIPYYWKLGSITHEIASYLADDENEKLNFALDLQQKMNKMIVNEYTIDKVIDQLSKLIKAPILLINPFLKIESESQYFRKNPRASNYYLKKFTDNFNSQSKKVDFDENEYAVYEVPAFNYFPYYIMILEIQKLTYPFSYLAIEQAVNVLSFAIYKEKRLIAQQQEDINQFFESLMKSKDSSPIDISQNPDFFKQYHLKHSNYYQVIICGVDREEGMENSIYLSERYQMTFAWLKEMLETIDDHISIYGLHNDFEFVILMQKKHENYIEYCKFLQKEYKKIFNSSLSFGIGNQVTDFKQISLSFIEANEVYDTHNNSYVKEFIEIYRSKNVEELLQLIPVDKLRPFVIYTLGPLAYPTQTKDKELKKTLKVYMENQCDITKTASLMYVHRNTVKYRINKCEELLKMDISNPKNSLDIRLAIFTSEHLTL, from the coding sequence ATGACTGTATTAAAAGACATCATGGCCATTGAATTATTCTCTGGACTCAAACTCATTAATAGTAAAGGAGACTTACAACGTGTCGTTGAATTTGTAGATATATCCGAAACACCTGATATTAAAGATTACATTTCTGAGAATACATTACTTTTAACAACTGCAATGAGCTATAAAGACAATCAACATGGCTTAATTCAACTTATTGATGAATTATATAGCGTTAATGTTGCAGGTCTAGGTATTAAGCTTTCAAGATTTCTCCAAAAGGTAGACCCAGAAGTTATTGATTATGCAAATAAATTACAATTTCCTCTCATTGAAATTCCATATTATTGGAAGCTTGGTTCAATCACGCACGAAATCGCTTCTTACCTTGCTGATGATGAAAATGAAAAGTTAAACTTCGCATTAGATTTACAACAAAAAATGAACAAAATGATTGTTAATGAATATACGATTGATAAAGTAATAGACCAACTTTCAAAGCTAATTAAAGCACCTATTTTACTCATCAATCCTTTTTTGAAAATCGAAAGTGAAAGTCAATATTTCAGAAAAAATCCAAGAGCATCTAACTATTATTTAAAAAAATTCACAGATAACTTCAATAGTCAAAGTAAAAAGGTAGATTTTGATGAAAATGAGTATGCCGTTTACGAAGTACCCGCTTTCAATTATTTTCCGTATTATATTATGATTTTAGAAATACAAAAATTAACCTATCCTTTTAGTTATTTAGCCATTGAACAAGCCGTCAATGTACTGAGTTTTGCAATCTACAAAGAAAAGAGACTCATTGCTCAGCAACAAGAAGATATCAATCAATTTTTTGAATCTCTGATGAAGTCGAAAGATAGCTCTCCCATTGATATTAGTCAGAACCCAGACTTTTTCAAACAGTATCACCTTAAACACTCAAACTATTATCAAGTCATTATTTGTGGGGTAGACCGAGAAGAAGGAATGGAAAATAGTATTTATTTAAGTGAGCGTTACCAAATGACTTTTGCGTGGCTTAAAGAAATGTTAGAAACCATAGATGACCATATTAGTATCTATGGTTTACACAATGACTTTGAATTTGTTATTTTAATGCAGAAAAAACATGAAAACTATATTGAATACTGTAAATTCCTTCAAAAAGAATACAAGAAAATATTCAATAGTTCATTATCTTTTGGCATTGGGAACCAAGTCACAGATTTTAAACAAATCAGTTTATCTTTTATTGAAGCAAATGAAGTTTATGATACGCATAATAATAGTTATGTTAAAGAGTTTATCGAAATTTATCGCTCTAAAAATGTTGAAGAGTTGTTACAATTAATTCCCGTTGATAAGTTAAGACCTTTTGTTATCTATACGTTAGGGCCTCTTGCCTATCCTACACAAACAAAAGATAAAGAATTGAAAAAAACACTAAAAGTTTATATGGAAAACCAGTGCGATATTACAAAGACTGCTTCATTAATGTATGTACATCGAAATACAGTTAAATACCGAATTAATAAATGTGAAGAACTCTTAAAAATGGATATTAGTAATCCTAAAAACTCATTAGATATTCGATTAGCCATCTTCACTTCAGAACATCTTACTTTATAA
- a CDS encoding putative allantoin permease: MVSDNRRLHLYEERGYNKDIIPKTQEQRNFNTFNYFTLWMGAVHNIPNYTAVGGFLLLGLSPLQVMMALVISSIAIGILLAVNGYAGSKYGIPFAMHLRLTYGDLGAKLPGILRGVIAGIAWFGLQTYAGALALVVLLDKLFPGFADIGGGGKFLGLTASAAIAFFIFWIINFAIGFGGGSILNKFTAILNPLIYIIFGGMAIWGIKVGGGIGNIMSYDLSTHSSYPVILGFLVVMNSLIAVWAAPGASVADFTQNAKSTRSQVIGQIGSVVVAHILFAISSVCILIGASIFSGTQEWNILYIIGQWDSLTAIIFAMGVLLMTTISTNATSNIIPAAYQLSALMPKLITYKRGVIVAAVISVLIMPWKMMENSDSIFMFLNLIGAILGPVAGVMIAHFYRVIHKQVDLDRLYFDTHNPPADLERINKKAYIATIIGVVISFLGFLPGLKVISDLSWFIGFTTAGLIYLILKKFGKRKVK; encoded by the coding sequence ATGGTTAGTGATAATAGGCGACTTCACCTATATGAAGAGAGAGGTTACAACAAGGATATCATTCCTAAGACACAAGAGCAACGAAACTTCAATACGTTTAACTATTTTACGTTGTGGATGGGAGCGGTGCATAACATACCTAACTATACAGCAGTAGGTGGATTTTTATTATTAGGTTTATCTCCATTGCAAGTGATGATGGCTCTTGTTATTAGTTCGATAGCTATTGGTATTTTATTAGCTGTCAATGGTTATGCAGGTTCGAAATACGGTATCCCTTTTGCTATGCATTTAAGGTTAACTTATGGTGACTTAGGTGCAAAATTACCGGGTATTTTACGAGGTGTTATTGCTGGGATTGCATGGTTCGGACTTCAAACATATGCAGGTGCACTTGCGTTAGTCGTACTTTTAGATAAGTTATTCCCAGGATTTGCAGATATTGGTGGAGGGGGTAAATTTCTAGGATTGACAGCATCTGCTGCAATTGCATTCTTTATTTTCTGGATTATTAACTTTGCGATTGGCTTCGGTGGAGGATCTATCCTGAATAAATTTACTGCGATCTTAAATCCATTAATATACATTATATTTGGTGGTATGGCGATATGGGGGATTAAAGTAGGAGGTGGTATAGGAAATATCATGTCTTATGATTTATCTACTCATAGCAGTTATCCCGTAATATTAGGATTTCTCGTTGTAATGAATTCTTTAATTGCTGTTTGGGCAGCACCAGGAGCAAGTGTGGCAGACTTCACACAAAATGCAAAGTCTACACGTTCACAAGTTATTGGGCAAATTGGAAGTGTAGTTGTCGCTCATATTTTATTTGCGATTTCAAGTGTATGTATTTTAATTGGGGCATCAATATTTAGTGGGACACAAGAATGGAATATTTTATACATTATTGGACAATGGGATAGCTTGACTGCAATTATCTTTGCAATGGGTGTATTGTTGATGACAACGATTTCTACGAATGCAACGAGTAACATTATCCCAGCAGCCTATCAGTTGAGTGCACTTATGCCGAAACTGATTACATATAAACGAGGTGTAATTGTGGCTGCAGTGATTAGTGTATTAATTATGCCATGGAAGATGATGGAAAACAGCGATAGTATCTTTATGTTCTTAAATCTAATCGGTGCAATACTTGGTCCAGTAGCAGGCGTTATGATTGCGCATTTCTATCGTGTTATTCATAAGCAGGTTGATTTGGATAGACTTTATTTTGATACGCACAATCCACCAGCAGACCTTGAGCGTATTAATAAGAAAGCATATATTGCTACAATCATCGGTGTCGTCATCTCATTTTTAGGATTTTTACCAGGTTTAAAAGTGATTTCAGATTTATCATGGTTTATCGGATTTACAACAGCAGGATTAATATATTTAATATTAAAAAAATTCGGAAAAAGAAAGGTGAAATAA